The sequence below is a genomic window from Macaca nemestrina isolate mMacNem1 chromosome 13, mMacNem.hap1, whole genome shotgun sequence.
TGTGATCTTGAGAAGTAAGTCCATTTGGATAGTGTTGAAAGCACATTGGTTAAAGGTCTTATGACATAAGAATATTTACGTTTGactggatgtggtagctcacatctgcaaccccagcactttgggaggctgaggcgggaggatgccttgagcccaggagtttgagactggccttggcaacatagtgaaaccttgcctctatcaaaaaaaagtaaacttaTGTCATTCTTCTTAAATCTTTTAAAACAGCTTCAGAAGTGTATAAGATCAGCTTTATCTTTCCAAATGGAGACAAGTATGGTAAGCATACACTGCAATTACTTTTTCTGTACAGAAAATTAAATAgcttaagaataaaaaaagagactTAAATTTTGTAAAACTATTAGGATATTAACTTTATTAACTAAGATTAACAGAAATCCTAATAGATAAAGAGATGTTAAAATCAAAACTCCACTGTTAACTCTAGACGATATGCCTTGGAAACCTATGGGATCTGTCAATCTTCCTGGCCTTTGAGTCTCAATTGTTACAAGATGTTGTACGTCCACGGATTTACTCATCTCGGGTCTCACTGGTTTCAGTGCTAGGGAGCCAAAGAAACCCATGAGGTGTAGTTGCGATTAGGCCCAGATAtaacttttctcatttataatcttcagtatttctcctttgtttagaTGGCGACTGTACAAGAACATCTTCTGGAATCTATGAAAGAAATGGAATAGGTATTCATACCACTCCTAATGGGATTGTCTACACAGGAAGCTGGAAAGATGACAAggtattgttgttgtttttaatactgGCAGTGGATAAATAACCCTGTGGGTTTAATGATTCCAGGCATTTCACCATTAATCAAAAACTCCTATAATGAGTAgactatataataaaaataacgaATGATCATATTAACACATATTAACTTATGAGTAATATTAAACTCACTGCAGAGAGCTAATCATCGTTATTATCTTTCTCATCTCCTATTCATTGAGTAAAGCTGAATCTGTtacataattttctcatttaatactcGTAACACCCTCATGAGCTGGGTACCATTAATACtctattttacatatgaggaaaatCAGGCTCAGGTTTCTTGCCCACCTAGTAAATGATAAAACAGGAAAGTATACCTTGGTCTGCTTGAATCCAAATTTGAATTATTAACAACTACTTGTACTGGTTTCTTGAACTAACTAAACTGGTTGCCCTTTAAGATTTCTGATACATTCAGGGTATCTTGAGGACCCCTATTATCTTCATCATGGACCCCTTGATGTTCAAATGCCCAAGATCCAGAACATTTGATTTAGTGGGCTTCACAGATAGAcacagatgaatgaaaatgataaaaatgttatcTTTATACTATGGAAATAAAGGAGAATACAACGTTGATTAAGTAATAATTAGCAGATGATAGActtatatttgtacatttttgaaAGGTTCTTAGGAAACTGAAGATTAGTTTCTAAGGTAATTTCCTTTGTTATAAACAGATGAATGGTTTTGGAAGACTTGAGCATTTTTCAGGAGCAGTATATGAAGGACAATTTAAGGATAATATGTTTCATGGACTGGGGACTTACACATTCCCAACTGGGGCAAAGTATATTGGAAATTTCAATGAAAATAGGTAagcttaaaataaagaaaaaatcactGCAGTTCTGAAAGATTATTTTCTGGTAcatttgcttaaatatttatttattgagacagagtcttactctgtcatccaggctggagtgcagtggagtgatctcagctcactgcaacctctgcctcctgggttcaagcgattctcctgcctcagccagccaagtagctgggtccacaggtgcacaccaccatacccagttaattttttttttttttttttgagacggagtcttgctctgccgcccaggctggagtgcagtggctggatctcagctcactgcaagctccgcctcccaggttcacaccattctccggcctcagcctcccgagtaactgggactacaggcgcccgccaccacacccggctagttttttgtattttttagtagagacggggtttcaccgtgttagccaggatggtctcgatctcctgacctcgtgatccgcccgtctcggcctcccaaagtgctgggattacaggcttgagccaccgcgcccagcccccagttaatttttgtattttcagtaggaacggggtttcaccatgttggccaggctggtctagaactcctgacctcaagtgatctgtgtgcctcggcctgccaaagtgctgagtatacaggtgtgaatcactgtgcccagctgcttaAATACTATATTTAGTTAAttctaaatattcttttataatatAGTTTCTAAAAATTGTTGGAGGCCCGGTACAGTGGCATAGCACCTCAAACATCATTGATggtcaagaaatatttgttgaataaatgaagtaaTTAAGCTAGAGAGCCAATGTaaactcttcatttttttaactcattgttttggttttgtatGAACTTAGATTATGTGATCCTAAAATCTTGGACGCCAAATAATTGATTGTGTGTGTTTGGAATagtacttgttttttctttttcttttttctttttcttttttgtagtatGTGAAGGCAGGATGCTGGGTTTAAAAGCAAAGCTTGAAAGTGAAAGATATAATGCTTCAGACATAGTATATATTATGCTAGACAATCTTATATCTGGACTGtaaattatttgtctttgttAATGAAAAACTTATTTTCTACTATTGCagggtagaaggtgaaggggaataTACTGATGTCCGAGGACTAGAATGGAGTGGTAACTTTCATTTTACAGCTGCTCCAGACctgaaattaaaacttcacaTGTAGATGTGCTTCACATTGTAGATTTAATGTTAAATTAAAGTTTAAATGTAGTAATTGAAGCTTTTAGTTGTAAGGAAAGCAACTTAATCTGTTATTTGAAATGACTTCATACACTACCCCTATAAGTTTGCCCAATAAAACCATCACTTCCTTACGTCTTTTTgaactttattttcattgtcttacaattagtttaaaataaattacatgattCAATTCGGTCTGCTTATTATAATAACTACGGCAGAATCATCCAAATCTTGGCAAAGTTGATTTCCAATCCTCTGTTTGAGTTttgtcgtcttttttttttttttttagtttgtgcTTGTGTGTCCTGGTCGACATTCAccctctttgaaaaaaaatttttttaaggctataatacattttatttatttatttattattttctaacttttattttaggttcaggcatacatgtgcaggtttgttatacaggtaaactcatgtcacaggggtttgttgtacagattattttgtcccccAGATActaagcatagtatccaatagttattttttctgatcctctccctcctccaaacctccaccctcaggtagccccagtttttggaattttctgttcttgtgttagtttgctataATGAAcacaattttaagtgtacaatacattattgttgactacaggtacaatgttgtacagcagcTCTCTAGAGCTTATTCCTCTTGCTTGACTGAAACTTCATGGCCTTTTATTAGTTACCTCTTGTTTTCCTATtaccccagcccctggtaaccgtTATTCTACTCTTTGAtactatgaatttgactattttatttttcttattttttatttttttgagatggagtttcactcttgttgcccaggctgaagtgcaacagcacaatcttggctcattgcaacctccgcctcccaggttcaagctattctcctgcctcagcctcccaagtagttgggattataggcatgtgccaccatgcccagctaatttttgtattttttgtagagatggggtttcaccttgttggccaggctggtctcgaactcctgatccacccgcctcggcctcccaaagtgctgggattacaggcgtgagccacccaacATGGCcaaatttgactattttaaataCCGCATACTTAAAAGTGGAGTCATACAGTACtggtctttctgtgactggcttatttcacttagaataatgtcctcagggttcatccatgttgtcacaaatcaGGGGTTtctcttttaaggctgaatggtattctattgtatgtatataccacattttctttattcattgtgGTGGACGttttgtttccacatcttggctattgtgaatagtgctgcagtgaacttAGGGTACTAATATTTATTTGAGATCTTGAtagcaattcttttttctttttttttttttgagacagaggagtctcactgttgcccaggctggagtgctattgcgtgatctcagctgactgcaacctctgcttcctgggttcaagtgattcctgtgccttggccgcccaagtagctgggattacaggtgtgctccaccacccctggctaattttttggtattttcagtagagatggagtttcaccatgttggccaggctggtcttgaacccctggcctgcctggcctcccaaagtgctgggattacagacatgagccactgtacctggcttcaattcttttggataaacacccagaagtaggattgctgactcatacaatagttttttttttttttgttatttatttattattattttaccgTGGACCACTTCACAAATTTGCGTGTCATCTTTGCACAGGGGCCATgttaatcttctctgtatcattccaattttagtatatgttcTGCCAAAGCAAGCacaatagttatatttttaatctcttgaggaacctccatagcATTTaccatagcagctgcaccattttacattcccagcaacagtggGCAAGTGTATGATAATCCAGTTCTTCCTACTTTCTTTCTTTGCCCTCACTAAAAATCACAGAGTACTTTGACTACTCTGTGACCCGGCTGGCTACAGGTTTTTCTCAGCAGGCTTGAACGCAAACTGGGCCTTGAACATTCCCAGGCACTGAGAAAGGTATTTGGGTTGTTGCTCAAAACACTGAAACTGGCCCCCAGCCTTGAGCCAAATTTCTCAAACTGTCATAGAAACTCCAGACTCTGATCCCCTTGCTGCAGACATACCTGGGTATAACATTCCTTTTCTGTCTCAGCGATTGCTGCAGCACTCTGTACGGAAGTTTCCCTAATACATTCTTTGGACTGATCACCCTAGAGCTTagagtttttttctttggtaTTCCAGCCAGCCCTATCTCAGGACAGTTGGAGACTCCCTTGTGGGAAATCCCCCTGCCACTGCTTTTGGGGTAATTCCAGCCAAGGATTTGAGAGTTTAGAGAGACAAAACAGCAAGGGTTCAATTTATCCACTTCCttagcatttgttttttgtttttggtgataGCCATGCTGTCTGGtataaggtgatatctcattgtggttttgatttctatttctctgatgattagtgacattgagcatttttccaAATACCTATTGACCATTTATAtgccttctttggaaaaatgtctattcagttcctaacccatttttaaatcaggttattaattttttcttaccattgagttgtaagaattccttatatattttacagATTAAATCCTGATCTgatatatgatttgcagatattttcacccattctgtaggttgttaccttttcactctgttgattgtttcctttgctgtgcagaagattttggtttgatgtagtcccacttgtttactttttgttttgttgcctgtgcttttggtgtcattaTCCATGAAATCATTGCGAAGACCCATGTCATGAAGAGTTTCCCCTGTTTCCAACAACATTTGGAAAGGGtcatataccatgaccaagtgagatttatccctgggatgcaaggatagttcaacatacgAAAATCAACTAATGTGATAttccacattaacagaataaaggattaaaatcacataatcagctcaacagatgcagaaaaagcatttgacaaaattgagCACctgttcattatttaaaaaaaacctcttaacaaattaggaatagaaggaaattaccTAAGCATAACAGAGGTCATATATAAAAAGCCCgcagctaatatcatactcaaCAGTGAAAAATTGAAAAGCTTTTActctaagattaggaacaaggcaaggatgctaACTCTTGTTACttctatctttaaaaaagtatacattAAAGGAgactatcaagaaaatgaaaataccatCCTCACAATGggataaaatacttgcaaatcatatCTGATTGTCAGAAGTTTGCTTAACATAGCCGCTGCCTCAGCATCCATTTTTAGGCCTGACATAAGTTGTCTGACGTCCAGTCATATCCCATTACTGTTGGCCTAGTTAAAACTTTCCTTCCCCTTGTAGTTGTTTGCAATACAGCCCACTTGTTCCTTACCCTGCTGACCCAAACCCAACACATCTCACAGGTGCTGACCATGATAAAACCTAAAGGTCAACATAAGTCATGCAAAAATAAGTTCCCTCTTTCCACATGTTTTCTTTAAACTAGCCAATCCACAACCCCAGAGGGAAAGCCTAGGGGATAACATCCATGGACCTTAATAAAGGCGTAGTCCTGTGGTCCTctctctcacccccaccccactggttgagctcactgctacctccagaTTTCCAGAAACCATAGCAATAAAAATTATGACACTGATAAAAAGTCTAAtttccaaaatttataaagaacttttacaacccaacaataaaaaaaaattaaaaaaaaactcaatttttaaaatgggcaaagaagcagggggcagtggctcacacctgtaatcccagcacttagagaggctgaggcaggtggatcacctgagatcaggaattcaagaccagcctggccaacatggtgaaaccccatctctactaaaaatacaaaaaatagctgggcatgaaggcgggcacctgtaatcccagctgctcgggaggctgaggcaggagaatcgcttaaacatgggaagcagaggttgcagtgagctgagatcacaccattgcactccagcctgggtgacagagcgagacgcccatctcaaaaaaaaaaaaaagggcaaagaatttgaatagatgtttctctgaagaagatatacaaatggccaataagtaaacaaaaaaatgcttaatatacTTACTCTTAAGGGAAATGCACTTTAAACCCACAAacccaccatgagataccacttcacatcaactgggatagctatttttattttattattttattttattttaagttctggggtacatgtacaggatgtatAGGTTTATTACATAgctaaatgtgtgccatggtgatttgctgcacttatcaacccatcacctaggtattaagcccagcaagcattagctatttttcctgatactctcccttcccctgctccggcaacaggccccaatgtgtgttgttctcctccctgtgtccatgtgttctcattgttcagctcccacttttaagtgagaacatgcattgttTGGTGGGATggctatattaaaaaaataataaaaattaaaaaaaaaaaacagacaatacaAAGATTGGCAATGATGTGGGGAAATTGGAGCCCTCATGCATTtgtggtgggaatataaaatggtgcagttgctGTGTAATacagttcctcaaaatattacaaggtcaggagatcgagaccatcccaacatgggctaacatggtgaaaccccgtctccactaaaaaatacaaaaaactagctgggcgaggtggcgggcgcctgtagtcccagttactcaggaggctgaggcaggagaatggcatgaacccgggaggcagagcttgcagtgagctgagatccggccactgcactccagcctgggcgacagagcaagactccatctcaaaaaaaaaaaaaaaaaaaaaaaaaattagacatagAGTTACTACATGACTCAGCAGTTCCTAGGTATGTACACAAGGAATCAACTTGTACacgaatgttcatagcaacattattcgttgctatagtctgaatgtgtccctccaaaattcatgtttaaaCCTAATttcctcacgcctgtaatctcagtactttgggaggctaaggtgggtgcatcatttgaggtcaggagtttgagaccagcctggtcaacctggtgaaacctcttctccactaaaaatacaaaaattagccaggcatggtggtgtgcgcctgcaatcccagctactcaggaggctgaggcacaataatcgattgaaactgggaggtagaatctgcagtgagccaagatggtgccactgcactccagcgggggcaacagagcgagactctgtctaaaaacaacaacaacaacaacaacaacaaaaacctaatCTCTACTGTGGTAATATTGAGAGTTGAggcctttaggaggtaattagattataaggacagagccctcatagatgggattaatgcccttataaaagagatgtGAAGGAGATTGCTTGCTGCTTCTGTCACAAGAGAATGCtgcaagaaggtgccatctttGAAGAAGAGAGCAAGTTCTTAGCAGACACTAAATCtgctagtgccttgatcttggacttaacagcctccagaactgtgagcaatacatttctgttgtttacaaattACCTTGTCTAAGGTATTTTCTCACAGCAGttcaaatggactaagacatttataatagccccaactggaaacaatccaaatgtccatcaactaatgaatgtataaacaaaatgtccacataatggaatattattcaaccataaaaaatgaagtactgatactacaacatggatgaacttcaaaaacattGTACTGGCCAGACAGAgtggctcatcctgtaatcccagcactttgggatgccaaggtgtgtggatcgcttgagtccaggagtttgagaccagcctgggcaacatggcaaaatcccatctctacaaaaaatacaaaaattagccagctgtggtggcacatgcctatagtcccagctccttgggaggactgcttaagcccaggaggcagaggttgcagtgaaccaagatcgtgccactgcactctaggctgggtgacagagccaaacctcatctcaaaaacaacaaacaaacaaacaaacattgtaCTAAGTAAAaggagccagtcacaaaagaccacatattgtatgattccatttatgtgaaatgctCTTAATAGGCAAATCCTTagggacagaaaatagattagtggttgccaggggaggAAGGAATTGGGAGGCATGAGGTTTCTAgaattagacagtggtgatggttgcacagtcttgaaaatatactaaaaaccactgaattgttcactttacaGGGACAAATTTTATGtatgatatgtaaattatgtCTCAATTTCTGAAAAAGTAGATCTGTGTGTTGTCATATATTCTATGTCCAGAAAATCTCTTTactttttacataaaataatttaaacatttccaGAGCAGTATATGtcaactacattttaaaaattacaataaagaCCTGAATGTTTTTTGCTGAAACTCTATATtctaaaactgacaaaaataatgTATGCAATAGATAACTTCTTTGTCATATTTCTCTATTCAAAATCttctgaatatttgtgtttctCAATATATCATTgccaaaaaatgtatatttttattttttgctgtattGGCACAAATTTGGGTTGCAATGTcttctaaaatgttaaaataaaaatggcatgtTAGTTAGTTTCTCATAATAATACCTTTATGGTTAATTTCAAAACACCCTATTTGTAAGTTTTCAAAGATAGATTTTAAGAATTGGACATTTTTGCATATGTTGCTTAACATTAGCTGGCATGGCTTtagaattaaatattattattatatggaaATTTATGAAGAGTTAAATACTGGACAAGTTAAGATAAGGTGAGAAGATGTTTTCAGGGACCAGGACatataatttaaattcaaaaacttctggaaaatatagaaaagtatcTGTTTTGCTGCAAACTAAATTTTccctaatttttttcaatttacttAAGGCAGCAAGATATACATTTtactcttaaaatatttaacttgtaTTGCTATATTAATAACTTTTCAATGTACAACTTTTCAATTTTCTAACACACCAAAGATATTCCTCCTAAATGGGTTTCTTCCTTTTACTCATTGAAACTAAATGCAGTTCAGTTATTTGATTAGTTGATGCTTGAATTTGACCTGGAGCTTATATAATTAGAAGAGACACTAGTTTTCATCATTTAAAAGCCTGGTTAGCATACTACGGTCTCGTTTCAGGGGAAGTCAAACCTCTCTACTCCTTCTTTTTATAACCTTTAAGTTAATTCAGAACCCAGATAAGCCTTGATCTGAGGATGATATAACCACCGCAAGCAACATGGGGTAAGTATGCGCTTTTATATGCTTTAAGGGGCACTGAAAGGGGAAACAATTTTATAAGAGATGAAAACCCATCAATCCTTACCATATGGTGTACTAATTTAAATTCGATATATGCTAACATTTATTTAAGGTAGCCATTCaaagaaataacttttatttaaaagttataacaATTTGTAAAACCTTCATTTATTTCCttgcttaatttttatattctgtctTAACTGCGCTTTGCAGGTTATCAATAAACTGGAGACTGAAGTTGTTCTgcatattaataaatatagttGAAGCTGAGTTAAATTTTGAGAGCAGTCTTAAAGAAAGGATGCTAGGCAGCATAAATCTGACATGGACATGCCTCTTTGGGATTAAGAAtaattaaagaatgaaaaagattaGGGATAGAAGGAGATTGGTTTATTCCTTTCTAACACAGAAAAGGAATAGAGGAATCTTCAGCATTCACTCCTCCATGTACAGAACAAAAAACACATCCTGATTGGAAATGTGTACTGATTAATTACATGGGGGCTTTATTGGTGAAACATAATTCTAAGCACTTCATGGGGCTTTGGCGTGTAATGAGAAGAACTGAGTTTCACTTAAACACTGTCTTTACTTAAGTGAGAATAGCATTCTATTATAATTAGTATTGGAATTATGTGAGTTTTTATATGCTGAAATAGTATTCTGAATATGTAGAAATCTCTATATCacccttttatatttttaatagcccCTTTTAATACAAAATCATATTGCTGTAAACGGGATAGCTATTTCATTGAAGGCTACTTCTGAAGGATTCAACATAATGATCAGAAATTTATACTAGATAAAAAAGtttttgattaatatttattctaaacattttt
It includes:
- the LOC105464876 gene encoding MORN repeat-containing protein 2 → EVPGRPSNQVAPGAVLAPSSLPAAELAAQGESQSLEDLSNTSRPTSEVYKISFIFPNGDKYDGDCTRTSSGIYERNGIGIHTTPNGIVYTGSWKDDKMNGFGRLEHFSGAVYEGQFKDNMFHGLGTYTFPTGAKYIGNFNENRVEGEGEYTDVRGLEWSGNFHFTAAPDLKLKLHM